A genomic stretch from Candidatus Zixiibacteriota bacterium includes:
- a CDS encoding AbrB/MazE/SpoVT family DNA-binding domain-containing protein: protein MHSVVLSPKYQVVIPRPVRKAMNLRPGQKLQVLEYEGRIELIPDRDVAELRGFLKGIDTGFEREGDRV from the coding sequence ATGCATTCAGTCGTTCTGTCGCCCAAATATCAGGTGGTCATCCCCCGCCCGGTGCGCAAGGCCATGAACCTTCGCCCCGGCCAGAAGCTGCAGGTACTCGAATACGAAGGCCGCATCGAGCTGATCCCCGATCGGGACGTCGCCGAGCTGCGGGGATTCCTGAAAGGGATCGATACCGGCTTCGAGCGCGAGGGGGACCGGGTATGA
- a CDS encoding type II toxin-antitoxin system RelB/DinJ family antitoxin, which translates to MSRTATVRARIEPDLKADVEKVLDRVGLSTTEAINLFYRQIRLRHGLPFPVEIPNETTRRTFEATDRGEDLHAYGSLDEMFAALDKC; encoded by the coding sequence ATGAGCAGAACCGCCACAGTCAGAGCGCGAATCGAGCCGGACCTGAAGGCCGACGTGGAGAAGGTGCTCGATCGTGTAGGCTTGAGCACAACGGAGGCGATCAACCTGTTCTACCGTCAGATCCGTCTGCGCCACGGGCTCCCCTTCCCCGTCGAGATCCCGAACGAGACCACGCGGCGGACCTTTGAAGCGACCGACCGCGGAGAGGATCTCCATGCATACGGGAGTCTCGATGAAATGTTCGCGGCGCTCGACAAATGTTGA
- a CDS encoding type II toxin-antitoxin system VapC family toxin — protein sequence MNLVDSSAWLEYFADGPNASHFAPVVQQPDRLIVPAVVIYEVFKVVLRESGENAAMQVCGAMQKGRVVDLDLKLALAAGKLSLALSLPMADAMILATARELGATIWTLDADFREIPGVKYFPKK from the coding sequence ATGAACCTGGTGGATTCCTCGGCGTGGTTGGAGTACTTCGCCGACGGTCCCAACGCCTCTCACTTCGCGCCCGTGGTGCAGCAGCCCGACCGGCTGATCGTGCCCGCCGTCGTCATCTACGAGGTCTTCAAGGTTGTTTTGAGGGAATCGGGCGAAAACGCGGCCATGCAGGTATGCGGCGCGATGCAGAAGGGCCGGGTCGTCGATCTCGACCTCAAGCTGGCCCTGGCGGCCGGCAAACTGAGTCTCGCCCTTTCCCTGCCCATGGCCGATGCCATGATCCTGGCGACCGCGCGCGAGTTAGGCGCAACGATCTGGACCCTGGACGCGGACTTCCGGGAGATCCCCGGCGTGAAATATTTCCCCAAGAAGTGA
- a CDS encoding type II toxin-antitoxin system YafQ family toxin, translating into MLKLKTTTRFEKDYKKARTSGRDMFRLKRVMTWIADEEPLPPELHDHKLIGNYRGRRECHLAGDWLLIYKIEDDSVIFERTGSHSDLLRK; encoded by the coding sequence ATGTTGAAGCTCAAAACCACGACCCGTTTCGAGAAGGACTACAAAAAGGCCCGGACATCGGGCCGAGACATGTTCCGGCTCAAGCGGGTCATGACGTGGATCGCCGACGAGGAGCCCCTCCCGCCCGAGCTACATGACCACAAGCTCATCGGGAATTATCGAGGTCGACGGGAATGTCACCTCGCCGGCGACTGGCTCCTCATTTACAAGATCGAAGATGACAGCGTTATCTTCGAGCGCACGGGAAGCCACTCCGATTTGCTGAGGAAGTAG
- the vapB gene encoding type II toxin-antitoxin system VapB family antitoxin, with amino-acid sequence MKTAKLFENGRSQAVRLPKECRFRGDEVYVKKFEDIVILFSKESPWGPLVNSLDKFSDDFMTRRVQPEQQERKSL; translated from the coding sequence ATGAAAACAGCGAAACTGTTCGAGAACGGCCGGAGCCAAGCCGTGCGTCTGCCGAAAGAGTGCAGGTTTCGAGGGGACGAGGTGTATGTAAAAAAGTTTGAGGACATCGTCATTCTCTTCTCGAAAGAAAGTCCTTGGGGGCCCCTGGTGAACAGCTTGGACAAGTTTTCGGACGATTTCATGACGCGCCGTGTTCAGCCCGAGCAGCAGGAACGAAAAAGCCTGTGA
- a CDS encoding type II toxin-antitoxin system VapC family toxin: MRFMLDTDICIELIRKRSPHLLRRLTRLRPDDVCVSAITLSELEYGVAKSAAPKQNKLALAEFMTPMTVMPYDDQVADRYGRIRSELEARGKRIGPLDTMIAAHALALGLTLVTNNEREFRRVPDLQVENWEK, encoded by the coding sequence ATGCGGTTCATGCTCGATACCGATATCTGCATCGAGTTGATCCGGAAACGCTCTCCCCACTTGTTGCGCAGGCTGACAAGGTTGCGGCCTGACGACGTCTGCGTCTCTGCGATTACGCTGAGCGAGCTCGAGTACGGGGTGGCCAAGAGCGCCGCCCCCAAGCAGAACAAGCTGGCGTTGGCCGAGTTTATGACACCCATGACGGTGATGCCGTACGACGACCAGGTTGCCGACCGATACGGCCGTATCCGGTCGGAACTCGAAGCTCGGGGTAAACGTATCGGACCGCTCGACACCATGATTGCGGCGCACGCGCTGGCTTTGGGGCTGACGCTGGTAACCAACAACGAGCGGGAATTCCGCCGCGTTCCGGATCTGCAGGTCGAGAACTGGGAGAAGTAG